The proteins below are encoded in one region of Maribacter aestuarii:
- a CDS encoding sugar transferase, giving the protein MEIALWRLFFVNVFRVLPNTKNVLLMYDQETEKEFKKVTSIIDGNAVETFYRVKLTYNVSQHVEIRKKFLSAVEKVDAWILNLKNYNELPEDLEKVLLRSILRGKEVISYTSFYENTYEALPIQSHNDSFYEILQLRNRKIRYLQTIFGFFINSTLSVLLGLILILCIPWVLVLNFFFNKGPLFYTQKRVGLHGKEFKIYKFRSMVTDAEKEGAKMAVKNDARITPFGRILRVFRIDELPQIISVIKGDMQFIGPRPERKVFVNQLNELVPFYGTRHLIRPGITGWAQVKFKYGQNMEDSIKKLEYDLYYIKNRSIMLDLRIIFKTVTTVLFSRGI; this is encoded by the coding sequence TTGGAGATAGCGCTATGGAGGCTTTTCTTTGTCAACGTTTTTAGAGTTTTGCCCAATACCAAGAACGTGCTGCTTATGTATGACCAAGAGACGGAAAAAGAGTTTAAAAAGGTAACATCAATTATTGACGGAAATGCTGTAGAAACATTTTATCGTGTAAAACTGACCTATAATGTCAGCCAACATGTCGAAATAAGGAAAAAGTTTTTGAGTGCAGTTGAAAAAGTGGATGCCTGGATACTCAATTTGAAGAACTATAATGAATTACCCGAGGACTTGGAAAAGGTCCTTTTACGTTCTATATTGAGAGGGAAAGAAGTTATTTCATATACTTCCTTTTATGAAAATACTTATGAAGCTTTGCCTATTCAATCGCATAACGATAGTTTTTATGAAATTCTGCAACTTCGTAATAGAAAGATTAGGTACCTTCAAACGATATTTGGTTTTTTCATTAATTCTACTTTATCTGTTTTGTTGGGTTTGATATTAATTTTATGTATCCCCTGGGTTTTAGTATTAAATTTCTTTTTTAACAAGGGTCCTCTATTTTATACACAAAAACGAGTTGGTCTTCATGGAAAGGAATTCAAGATTTATAAATTTAGATCAATGGTAACGGATGCTGAAAAGGAAGGAGCCAAAATGGCGGTAAAAAATGATGCAAGAATTACCCCTTTCGGTAGGATTCTCCGGGTTTTCAGAATTGACGAATTACCTCAGATAATATCTGTCATTAAAGGAGACATGCAATTTATTGGGCCAAGACCTGAACGAAAAGTTTTTGTGAATCAACTTAATGAACTTGTCCCATTTTATGGTACTAGACATCTTATCAGACCGGGTATTACGGGGTGGGCACAGGTAAAATTTAAATATGGACAAAATATGGAAGATTCCATTAAAAAACTAGAGTATGATCTGTATTATATCAAAAACCGATCTATCATGTTAGACTTACGTATTATTTTTAAAACCGTTACGACAGTTTTGTTTTCTCGAGGGATTTAA
- a CDS encoding UDP-glucuronic acid decarboxylase family protein: protein MKRVLITGAAGFLGSHLCDRFIKEGFKVIGMDNLITGDLKNIAHLFPLEHFEFHHHDVSTFVHIDGELDYILHFASPASPIDYLKIPIETLKVGSLGTLNLLGLAMEKKARILVASTSEVYGDPLVHPQNEEYYGNVSPVGPRGVYDEAKRFMESITMAYHRHHGLETRIVRIFNTYGTRMRLNDGRVVPAFMGQALRGEDLTVFGDGSQTRSFCYIDDQVEGIYRLLFSDYPEPINIGNPHETTIKEFAEEIIALTGTNQKIIYKPLPKDDPLQRQPDITKAKEILGWEPKIKRSEGLKIVYDYFKSFSPQELQRKEHRNFSQTKA, encoded by the coding sequence ATGAAAAGAGTTTTAATTACAGGCGCAGCGGGTTTTCTAGGTTCTCATCTATGCGATAGATTTATCAAAGAGGGTTTCAAGGTAATAGGAATGGATAACCTTATTACGGGCGACTTAAAGAATATTGCGCATTTGTTCCCATTGGAACATTTCGAATTTCACCATCATGATGTTTCCACTTTTGTACATATAGATGGGGAATTGGATTATATCCTACATTTTGCATCACCCGCCAGTCCAATAGACTATTTAAAAATTCCTATTGAAACCCTTAAAGTTGGTTCTCTTGGTACTTTGAACTTGCTTGGGCTTGCTATGGAGAAGAAAGCTCGCATATTAGTTGCTTCTACATCTGAAGTTTATGGGGACCCATTAGTTCATCCGCAAAATGAGGAGTATTATGGTAATGTTAGTCCCGTAGGACCGAGAGGGGTTTATGACGAAGCTAAACGTTTTATGGAGTCCATTACAATGGCATATCATCGTCATCACGGCTTGGAAACAAGAATAGTACGAATTTTTAATACCTATGGAACCCGAATGCGACTTAACGATGGGCGTGTGGTTCCTGCATTTATGGGTCAAGCTCTAAGAGGAGAGGATTTAACCGTCTTTGGCGACGGTTCCCAAACACGTTCTTTCTGTTATATTGACGATCAGGTGGAAGGAATATACCGATTATTATTTAGTGATTATCCAGAACCTATAAATATTGGAAATCCGCATGAAACGACTATTAAAGAGTTTGCGGAAGAGATAATTGCACTTACAGGAACTAATCAGAAGATTATCTATAAGCCTTTACCTAAGGACGACCCGTTGCAAAGACAACCTGATATTACAAAAGCTAAAGAAATTTTAGGCTGGGAACCGAAAATTAAACGTTCAGAAGGACTTAAAATCGTATACGATTATTTCAAATCGTTTTCCCCACAGGAGTTACAAAGAAAAGAGCATCGAAATTTCTCTCAAACAAAAGCGTAA
- the purD gene encoding phosphoribosylamine--glycine ligase, whose product MNILILGSGGREHALAWKLNQSPKLQKLFIAPGNAGTSKIGKNIPIGVNDFASIKNLVLKNGIHMVVVGPEDPLVNGIHDFFLEDKQLKHIPVIGPQKNAARLEGSKEFAKEFMIRHEIPTAQYESFTASTIEKGYQFLKTLKAPYVLKADGLAAGKGVVILNTLEEAKKELKSMLLDEKFGKASTTVVIEEFLDGIELSVFVLTDGKNYKVLPTAKDYKRIGEGDTGLNTGGMGAISPVPFADKELMNKIEKEIVKPTVEGLKMDNLPYKGFVFIGLIKVGNDPKVIEYNVRLGDPETEVVIPRIKNDLVEIFEAIGNQTLDTITLELDERTAATVMTVSGGYPEAYAKGKQINGIDDITDSLVFHAGTTISPEGHVITNGGRVMAITSFGKDFKEALKISYDNVEQLSFEGMNYRKDLGFDL is encoded by the coding sequence ATGAACATTCTTATCTTAGGTTCTGGTGGGCGAGAACACGCCTTAGCATGGAAATTGAACCAAAGTCCTAAACTTCAAAAACTTTTTATAGCTCCTGGAAATGCGGGAACATCAAAAATCGGAAAAAATATACCTATTGGTGTAAATGATTTTGCATCTATCAAGAATTTAGTTTTGAAGAATGGGATTCATATGGTAGTTGTTGGTCCGGAAGATCCTTTGGTAAATGGTATTCACGATTTCTTTCTGGAAGATAAGCAGTTGAAGCACATACCTGTAATCGGACCGCAAAAGAACGCGGCTAGGTTGGAAGGTAGTAAGGAATTTGCCAAAGAGTTTATGATACGACATGAAATACCTACAGCTCAGTACGAAAGCTTCACGGCAAGCACCATTGAAAAGGGATATCAGTTTTTAAAAACTTTGAAAGCTCCTTACGTTCTTAAAGCAGATGGATTGGCCGCTGGTAAGGGAGTCGTTATTTTGAATACGCTTGAAGAGGCAAAAAAAGAGCTTAAGTCAATGCTCTTGGATGAAAAATTTGGTAAGGCCAGTACTACCGTGGTCATAGAGGAGTTTTTAGACGGCATAGAGCTTAGCGTCTTCGTACTTACCGATGGTAAAAATTATAAAGTGCTACCTACCGCTAAGGACTATAAACGCATTGGTGAGGGTGACACTGGACTCAATACAGGCGGAATGGGCGCTATTTCCCCTGTTCCTTTTGCTGATAAGGAGTTAATGAACAAGATAGAGAAGGAAATTGTAAAACCTACCGTAGAAGGGCTTAAAATGGATAATTTGCCTTATAAGGGCTTTGTTTTCATCGGTCTTATAAAAGTTGGCAACGACCCTAAGGTAATCGAGTACAACGTGCGTTTAGGAGATCCGGAGACAGAGGTAGTAATTCCGAGGATTAAAAACGATTTGGTAGAGATTTTTGAAGCCATTGGGAATCAGACTTTGGATACCATAACTTTAGAATTGGACGAGCGAACGGCAGCCACGGTCATGACCGTATCTGGCGGCTATCCCGAAGCATACGCCAAAGGAAAACAAATAAATGGCATAGATGATATCACCGATTCTTTGGTGTTTCATGCAGGCACTACTATAAGTCCGGAAGGTCATGTAATTACGAACGGAGGAAGGGTGATGGCAATTACCTCTTTTGGAAAGGATTTCAAAGAGGCCCTAAAGATTTCCTATGACAACGTGGAACAACTATCTTTTGAGGGTATGAATTACCGTAAAGACTTGGGATTCGATTTGTAA
- a CDS encoding DUF6341 family protein encodes MKSFFEGIEDLFVNVLFAPFDFLRFAESWTFSNILNWIFMLIGSVAFVYWMLQLKKYNDNGEEDKSITSHSYL; translated from the coding sequence ATGAAGTCATTTTTTGAAGGTATAGAGGATTTATTCGTGAACGTACTTTTTGCACCGTTCGATTTTTTAAGATTCGCAGAAAGCTGGACGTTTTCAAATATTCTTAATTGGATTTTTATGCTCATCGGTTCTGTAGCATTCGTGTACTGGATGTTGCAATTGAAGAAGTACAATGACAATGGTGAAGAAGATAAGTCCATCACTTCACATTCGTACTTATAA
- a CDS encoding DUF6427 family protein, whose translation MHKDLEAPQVLVGMLVCGILLFSVFVVDFVVKRNKLTGTNSYAMLFFTLLVVVFPETLSDTNTILCTFFLLLATRRLLSIKSLKNSKLKIFDATLWIMISSLFYDWAVLYIILVLAAIYIYDPKNIRNWLVIFSGIFCFFLLLFGMLILIGRVDFFEAHYTFSIDLEAIYPPKWWSSIKLTLYVLANILLAFAAFLRLGKSGVGKIVTMRLIALSFAIGLAVNILVATDTTLAIMVTFFPSVIFVTNYIESIKKQNLLEVILILSIFLPIVVFVSKLMIS comes from the coding sequence TTGCATAAAGATTTAGAAGCTCCGCAAGTTCTGGTAGGAATGTTGGTTTGCGGTATTTTACTATTCAGTGTTTTCGTGGTCGACTTTGTAGTTAAAAGGAACAAACTAACCGGCACCAACTCCTATGCCATGTTGTTCTTTACCCTTCTGGTGGTGGTTTTTCCAGAAACATTGAGTGATACGAACACTATACTATGCACTTTTTTTTTATTACTTGCCACAAGAAGACTACTCAGTATTAAATCCTTAAAAAATAGTAAGCTCAAAATTTTCGATGCTACACTATGGATTATGATTTCCAGTCTCTTTTATGATTGGGCCGTATTGTATATCATTCTGGTGCTTGCCGCTATTTATATCTATGACCCTAAAAACATAAGGAACTGGTTGGTTATCTTTTCGGGTATATTTTGTTTTTTTCTATTGCTCTTCGGAATGCTTATTCTTATAGGGAGGGTCGATTTTTTTGAGGCCCATTATACATTCTCCATAGACTTGGAGGCGATTTATCCCCCCAAATGGTGGTCTAGCATTAAGTTGACCCTATACGTGCTAGCGAACATTTTACTGGCTTTTGCTGCATTTTTGAGATTGGGTAAGTCTGGCGTTGGAAAGATTGTAACTATGCGATTAATCGCACTATCTTTCGCAATAGGTTTAGCGGTAAATATTTTAGTAGCTACAGATACGACCCTTGCTATTATGGTCACCTTCTTCCCCAGCGTAATATTTGTTACCAATTACATAGAATCCATTAAAAAACAGAACTTACTTGAAGTAATATTGATTTTAAGTATTTTTCTGCCTATTGTAGTGTTCGTTTCTAAACTAATGATTTCATAA
- a CDS encoding DUF4254 domain-containing protein, producing the protein MFSDFAFKIFEESIQKYHVEDDVYQSFENPYPKKEISHLLYRKNWIDTVQWHYEDIIRDPKINPSEALVIKRKIDASNQDRTDLVEYIDSYFLDKYQSVEKKKNATINTESPAWAIDRLSILALKIYHMREEATRINASEEHREKCNKKLQVLLEQKKDLSIAIDQLLADIEAGDKYMKVYKQMKMYNDEELNPILRGQK; encoded by the coding sequence ATGTTCAGCGATTTTGCATTTAAAATATTCGAAGAAAGTATTCAAAAGTACCATGTAGAGGATGATGTTTATCAATCTTTTGAGAACCCGTATCCAAAGAAAGAAATTTCACATCTATTGTACCGAAAGAATTGGATAGACACGGTACAGTGGCACTATGAGGATATCATCAGGGACCCAAAAATAAACCCTTCTGAAGCTTTAGTCATAAAGAGAAAGATTGATGCCAGCAATCAGGATAGAACGGATTTAGTAGAATATATTGACAGCTATTTCTTAGATAAGTACCAATCGGTAGAAAAAAAGAAAAATGCCACCATTAATACGGAGAGCCCGGCTTGGGCCATAGACCGGCTTTCGATTTTAGCATTAAAGATTTACCATATGCGTGAGGAAGCCACCAGAATTAATGCCTCCGAGGAACACCGCGAAAAATGCAACAAAAAGCTTCAGGTGCTTTTGGAGCAAAAGAAAGACCTTTCCATAGCCATAGACCAACTTTTGGCCGACATTGAAGCCGGTGACAAGTATATGAAGGTTTATAAACAAATGAAGATGTATAATGATGAGGAATTAAACCCCATCCTCCGTGGTCAAAAATAA